One Rhinopithecus roxellana isolate Shanxi Qingling chromosome 7, ASM756505v1, whole genome shotgun sequence DNA segment encodes these proteins:
- the AIFM1 gene encoding apoptosis-inducing factor 1, mitochondrial gives MFRCGGLAAGALKQKLVPLVRTVCVRSPRQRNRLPGNLFQRWHVPLELQMTRQMASSGASGGKIDNSVLVLIVGLSTVGAGAYAYKTIKEDEKRYNERISGLGLTPEQKQKKAALSASEGEEVPQDNVPSHVPFLLIGGGTAAFAAARSIRARDPGARVLIVSEDPELPYMRPPLSKELWFSDDPNVTKTLRFKQWNGKERSIYFQPPSFYVSAQDLPHIENGGVAVLTGKKVVQLDVRDNMVKLNDGSQITYEKCLIATGGTPRSLSAIDRAGAEVKSRTTLFRKIGDFRSLEKISREVKSITIIGGGFLGSELACALGRKARALGTEVIQLFPEKGNMGKILPEYLSNWTMEKVRREGVKVMPNAIVQSVGVSSGKLLIKLKDGRKVETDHIVAAVGLEPNVELAKTGGLEIDSDFGGFRVNAELQARSNIWVAGDAACFYDIKLGRRRVEHHDHAVVSGRLAGENMTGAAKPYWHQSMFWSDLGPDVGYEAIGLVDSSLPTVGVFAKATAQDNPKSATEQSGTGIRSESETESEASEIAIPPSTPAVPQAPVQGEDYGKGVIFYLRDKVVVGIVLWNIFNRMPIARKIIKDGEQHEDLNEVAKLFNIHED, from the exons GCAACTTGTTCCAGCGATGGCATGTTCCTCTAGAACTCCAGATGACAAGACAAATGGCTAGCTCTGGTGCATCAGGGGGCAAAATCGATAATTCTGTGTTAGTCCTTATTGTGGGCTTATCAACAGTAGGAGCTGGTGCCTAT GCCTACAAGACTATAAAAGAGGACGAAAAAAGATACAATGAAAGAATTTCAGGGTTAGGGCTGACACcagaacagaaacagaaaaaggccGCATTATCTG CTTCAGAAGGAGAGGAAGTTCCTCAAGACAACGTGCCAAGTCATGTTCCTTTTCTGCTAATCGGTGGAGGCACGGCTGCTTTTGCTGCAGCCAGATCCATCCGGGCTCGGGATCCTGGGGCCAGG GTACTGATTGTATCTGAAGATCCTGAGCTGCCATACATGCGACCTCCTCTTTCAAAAGAACTGTGGTTTTCAGATGACCCAAATGTCACAAAGACACTGCGATTCAAACAGTGGAATGGAAAAGAGAGAAG CATATATTTCCAGCCACCTTCTTTCTATGTCTCTGCTCAGGACCTGCCTCACATTGAGAATGGTGGTGTGGCCGTCCTCACTGGGAAGAAG GTAGTACAGCTGGATGTGagagacaacatggtgaaacttaaTGATGGCTCTCAAATAACTTATGAAAAGTGCTTGATTGCAACAG GAGGTACTCCAAGAAGTCTGTCTGCCATTGATAGGGCTGGAGCAGAGGTGAAGAGTAGAACAACGCTTTTCAGAAAG ATTGGAGACTTTAGAAGCTTGGAGAAGATTTCACGGGAAGTCAAATCAATTACGATTATCGGTGGGGGCTTCCTTGGTAGCGAACTGGCCTGTGCTCTTGGCAGAAAGG CTCGAGCCTTGGGCACAGAAGTGATTCAGCTCTTCCCCGAGAAAGGAAATATGGGAAAGATCCTCCCCGAATACCTCAGCAACTGGACCATGGAAAAAGTCAGACGAG AGGGGGTTAAGGTGATGCCAAATGCTATTGTTCAATCGGTTGGAGTCAGCAGTGGCAAGTTACTTATCAAGCTGAAAGACGGCAGGAAG GTAGAAACTGACCACATAGTGGCGGCTGTGGGCCTGGAGCCCAATGTTGAGTTGGCCAAGACTGGTGGCCTGGAAATAGACTCAGATTTTGGTGGCTTCCGGGTAAATGCAGAGCTACAAGCACGCTCTAACATCTGGGTG GCAGGAGATGCTGCATGCTTCTATGATATAAAGTTGGGAAGGAGGCGGGTAGAGCACCATGATCATGCTGTTGTGAGTGGAAGATTGGCTGGAGAAAATATGACTGGAGCTGCTAAGCCGTACTGGCATCAGTCAATGTTCTG GAGTGATTTGGGCCCCGACGTTGGCTATGAAGCTATTGGTCTTGTGGACAGTAGTTTGCCCACAGTTGGTGTTTTTGCAAAAGCAACTGCACAAGACAACCCCAAATCTGCCACAGAGCAGTCAG GAACTGGTATCCGATCAGAGAGTGAGACAGAGTCCGAGGCTTCAGAAATTGCTATTCCTCCCAGCACCCCGGCAGTTCCACAGGCCCCCGTCCAGGGGGAGGACTATGGCAAAGGTGTCATCTTCTACCTCAGGGACAAAGTGGTCGTGGGGATTGTGCTATGGAACATCTTTAACCGAATGCCAATAGCAAGGAAG ATCATTAAGGACGGTGAGCAGCATGAAGATCTCAATGAAGTAGCCAAACTATTTAACATTCATGAAGACTGA